The genomic region AGGAAGTATTTCAGATGGGATGGGGACTGGTATTGATCAATTAGTTCTGAAGAGCACCCTTGATGGTTTTGCCGCATTAGCATTCGCCGCATCCCTTGGGTGGGGAGTTGCTCTTTCAGCGCTTCCAGTCGGTATTTACCAATTTGCATGGACAGCAGTTGGGTTATTTCTTGGCGCAATTTTAACTAATTACCAAGTAGCAGCAATGACAGCTGTTGGCGGAATTTTATTGATTGGAATCTCTCTAAGATTACTTAGAATTAAACAAATAGCGGTAGGAAATTTATTACCCGCTCTAGCTTTGGCTCCTTTATTTGCCCTAGCAGCTCATCAATTTGTTTAAAAGGTTTTAGCGTCGATTACAAATCGATATTTAACATCGCTCGCTACGGTTCGATCGTAGGCGGTATTTATATAGTCGGACTTAATTACCTCAACATCGCTAACAATATTATGCTCACCGCAGAAATTTAGCATTTGCTGCAGTTCAGCCATACCACCAATCATTGAACCAGCTAGTGATCTTCTTTGGCCCAGTAATGTGCCAGCATTAATTGCATAAGGCTTTCCAGGAAGTCCGATTACTACCAAGGTTCCATCTAGTTTAAGCATTTGTAAATATGGCTCTAGGTCAAGATCTGCTGAAACTGTATTAAGAATTAAATCAAAACTTTGCTTTAATTTATCAAGCTCTTTTATATCTTTAGTAACAATAAAATGATCGGCTCCCATTGCTTTTGCATCTGCTTCTTTTTCAGGAGAGTGGGAGAAAACCGTTGTCTGTGCTCCTAAGGCATGAGCAAACTTAACTCCCATATGTCCTAAACCACCAAGACCCATAATTCCAACTTTTTTACCAGGTCCTGCATTCCAATTTTTTAGTGGGGAGTAGAGAGTAACTCCGGCACACATAAGGGGTGCAACACCAGATAATTCTAAGTTTGATGGGACATGGACCGCGTAATCCTCATCAATTACAAACTTATCTGAATAACCACCAAATGCAATAGTTTTTCCATCTCGCTCTAAAGCGTTATAGGTACCAGTCATGCCTTCAACACAATATTGCTCAAGCCCTGCGCCACAGCTTGCACAATTTTTACAAGAGTCGATAAAAACTCCTACCCCGATTAATTCTCCAACTTTAAATTTACTAACCTGTGAACCAATCTCGATTACTTTCCCAACGATCTCATGTCCTGGCACCATTGGAAATATTGCAGGACCCCATTCCTCGCGTGCTTGATGGATATCAGAGTGACAAATACCTGAATAGTAAATATCTAAAGCGACATCTCGCGGACGAAGTGAGCGTCTCTCAAATTCAAAATCTGCTAGTGGTGCTTTTGCTGAAGTTACCGCATATCCTCGAGTTTTCATGTTCTCCTAGTTGTTAAATGGAAGTGATTGTTCACTTGCCGGGTTAGAAACCTTTGAAGTTACATTTCTCATATGATGCCTTCGACAGAGTACTTCATAGGCAACAGTTGAAGCAGTACTTACATCACCAACTACAACCTGTTCACCTTCAGTCACCATCTTGCCATTTATGGTTCGAGCGTTGTGTGTAGCTCGTTCACCACACCAACATAGTGCTTCAACCTGCAGTGTTTGAACTCGATCAGCTAACTCAACTAAGCGAGCACTACCTGGAAATAGTTTAGTTCTAAAGTCAGAGAGGATTCCAAATGCGTATACATCGATTCCAAGTCCGTCTACAATTTTTGCTAACTGCTCTATTTGCTCTGGTGAATAAAATTGTGCTTCATCGCAGATGATAAAACTTATCTTTCCACCAATGGATAATCTTTCAACAATTAGCTTATGCAAATTTAAATCCGCATCAACTTCAAGTGCATCTATTTGTAGACCTAATCTTGAAGAAATTAAACCCTTACCTGCACGGTCTTTACTAGTGAAAATAACACCTTCACGTCCACGTGAGCGATGATTATGGGCAGTCTGTAAAGCAAGGGTGGATTTACCACTATCCATAGTTCCGCAGTAATAGATTAGTTCGGCCATGTGCTCATTCTGCCAAGATAGTTTGAATTTGTAGACTAGGACGTGCGGCTTGAATTCGTGATCTTCCACCTAATTGGCTTATCTCAAGTAGAAATACGAGGCAGGTCGGGATTAGCGAGGCTTTTTCAATTAATTCAACCGAAGCTAGCGCCGTGCCCCCAGTTGCAAGAACATCGTCCACGATTAAAACTTTTTTGCCCGCAGGCACTAGGTTTGAATGAATTTCTAAAGTCGCTTGCCCATACTCGAGTTCATAACTTTGGGAGATAACCTGACCTGGTAATTTTCCACTTTTCCTTATTGGAATGAAACCTTTACCACTAAGGACTGCAACTGCTGAAGCTAAAATAAAACCACGCGCTTCAATTCCTGCGATGTAGTCAACATCTTTTGCATATGAAGCAATTTTTTCACAACAATCATTTAGGGCCTTAGCATCTGCAAGTAATGGGGTTATATCTTTAAAAATAATTCCTGGCTTTGGAAAGTCGGCAATTACTCTTATTAGATCACTAGTCATCTCACCCACTCGCGCATCATATTCAGGAAAGGAAGATTTTGGTGTCCGGGAGGGGAGTTGAACCCCTAAGCCCTTACGGGCACTAACACCTCAAGCTAGCGCGTCTGCCAATTCCGCCACCCGGACCTATTTGTATTTTAACGCAATCTGAATTGAAGGGAAATTGAAGTTTTGTAGCACAATATCCCTATGAAATTAACTGCGCAGCAAATCATTGAGCTAGAAAATGAGACGATTTTGTTTTGCCAAGAAATGATTCAAATTCCGAGTGTGAATCATGGTGAGGGTCGTGGAGATGAGAAAGCGATAGCTGCGTATGTTGCCGGAAAACTTAAAGAAGTCGGTATTGAATGTGAATTAATTGAGACAGCACCAAACCGGGTAAATGTAGTTGCCAAAATACTAGGAAGTGACACCTCTCGTCCTGGATTGGTTTTGCATGGTCATCTTGATGTAGTGCCAGCTAATGCTTCTGACTGGTCGCTTGATCCATTTAGTGGTGAAATTAAAGACGGATTTATTTGGGGTCGTGGCGCAGTTGATATGAAAGATATGGATGCCATGATTTTAGCCACCGTAAGAATGTGGAAGCGGATTGGATATAAACCACCTAGAAATATTTTATTAGCATTTTTTGCTGATGAAGAGGCCTCGGGAACTTACGGATCTAGATGGTTAGTGAAAAATCGTCCAGAGCTATTTGCTGGTTGCAGTGAGGCAGTTTCTGAAGTTGGTGGTTTTTCAGTAACAATTACTGGTGGACACAGGCTCTACCTAGTTGAAGCTGCTCAAAAGGGTATTGCCTGGGTTAAGTTAAGTGCTAAAGGAACTGCTGGACATGGTTCATTTATCAATCGCGATAACGCAGTAACTAAGGTTTCTGATGCGGTTTCTAGGATTGGCAATTACCAATGGCCACAACTTCTTACTAAAACTACATCTCAATTCTTTAAAAAAATTGCTGAACTAACGGGTGATAAATTTGATCCAAAAAATGTGCAACCACTTCTTAACCACTTAGGAAATGCAGTTAAAATGCTTGGCGCAACGATTTCAAATACTGCAAATCCAACAATGTTAGAGGCTGGGTATAAGGCAAATGTGATTCCCCAAAATGCTAGTGCTGTAATTGATGGCAGATTTTTGCCTGGGTATGAAAATGATCTTCACGAAACAATAAAGAAGCTTGCTGGCGATGAGATTGAGGTTGAGATTCTCACCCGTGATATCGCACTTGAAGCTGAATTTGCTGGACCGTTGGTTGAAGCGATGTGCAAGGCGATTAATGTTGAAGATTCAGCAGGAATCCCAGTTCCTTATTTAATGAGTGGTGGAACTGATAACAAAGCATTGCATGATCTTGGAATAGTTGGGTATGGGTTTTCACCTCTAAGACTTCCTGAGGATCTTGATTTTTTTGCGCTATTCCACGGAGTCGATGAAAGGGTGCCGATTGACGGACTTAAATTTGGAGTCAGAGTTTTGTATGAGTTTTTGGAAAATATTTAATTAGCTGATACTTCATTTAGAGCCAGCCTAACCTGATCTGGCAGAGTAATTTGTTCCACAGTTAATATGCCACGAAGTTGAGCGCCAGTTCGAGCTCCGATTAAAGCGCTAGTAACACCGGGTGCATCTCGAACCCAGGACAGGGCGACCTCAAGTGGTGAATAGCCAAGACCATCTGCTGCAATGCAAACCGCTTCTACTATTTTTTTTGCTCGTGGTGTTAAGTATGGCTCAACAAAATTAGCAAAATGTGGTGAGGCTCCTCTGGAATCAGAGGGCACGCCATCACGATATTTGCCAGTTAGTACGCCGCGTCCAAGTGGGGACCAAGCAATAAATCCTAAATTTAGTGCTGAAGTCGCAGGAATTACTTCCTCTTCAGATTTTCGATTTAAAAGTGAGTATTCATTTTGTGCACAAGTGATAGCAGCCTTACCAAATATTGGATTCTGAAGTGTGGCAGATCTAGCTAATTGCCAACCATTAAAATTACAAACACTGACGTATCTAGCTTTTCCAGAGGTGGTTGCATAATCTAATGCTGAGAGTGTTTCCTCAAGTGGAGTATTTTTATCCCATGTGTGCACTTGCCATAAATCAACATAATCAACATTTAATCTACTCAGAGATCGATCCAAATCTGAAATCATCTCATTTCGTGAGTTATTTATCTGCCTAACCCCTTCTTTGAAAGAGATCCCAGCTTTTGTAGCAAGAAAAAGATCATCACGTTTTACAAGTGTCCCAATAAATCCACCGAGCACTCTCTCAGCATCTCCGTCACCGTAGACAGCAGCGGTATCAACTAAATTTCCACCGGCTTCAACAAATTCTTGTAACTGTTGCGCGGCTTCATTCTCATCGGTATCTCGGCCCCAAGTCATTGTGCCCAGGCCAAGTCGTGAGATCGATACTCCGCCTAATTTACGCCGTTCCATGGTTGGTCAGGCTAGCAACAAGAGGTGAAAAATATCGGTAACCTTGCCAAATGCCGATTGTTTATATGTTGCGTCATGCCCAATCTGTGGCAAATACCAAAGGTATTTTGGCTGGGCAGGATAATTCAGTTCAGTTGTCTAAGGATGGCCACAAACAGGCGCAAATGCTCGCGCCATACTTATCAAAGCTTAAAATAAATCGCATTTATTCAAGTCCACTTACCCGCTGCATCCAAACCATTCAGCCTTATATGCAACTTAATCCTGATCTGGATTTTGAAATTGATGAGCGTTTTATTGAAATGGACTATGGCATATGGTCTGGCAAAAGACTTTCTGCTCTAGCACGTGATCGTAGGTGGCGAAGCGTTCAAAATAAACCATCAACTTTTACATTCCCAAAAGGTGAGAGTTTTAGAAGTATGCGCAAAAGGGTTGACTTAGCTTTAACTGAATTAAGCAAAGAAAAAGGTGTGGTTCTAGTTGTTACACATGGTGACATAATTAAAATGTCCTTAGCAAGTGCACTTGGCTTACCAATTGATCGTTTTCAGAAATTTGTGGCCGAACCTGCCTCACTAACAGTCATAAACTTGGAAAAGAATAGTTCAACTGTTCTGCAAACAAATTATAAAATCTCAGCAGAAATAGTTCAGAAGTTTAAGCAAAATCAACTAGGCGGCGGTAATTCTCTATCTGCTTCCATAAAATGGTGGCGCAGGTAGATGCCAAGAATTATTTACCGCCACCAACCTGCGACTCGTTTTATTGTGAGTGCTATTGGAGACCCAGGTGAGCGCCAGTTTTTTATTCAAGTTAAATCTGCTGATGGAATAAATTCAGTCACACTTGAGAAAAGCCAGGTTATTGCTCTTACCCAGCGGTTTGAGGATTTAATAAGAGAGTTACGTCGTGGAAAGTTAGTTTCACCAGCAGATCTATCTGCTGTGGCAGATGTAGATGATTTGCCAATGGAATTGCCAATTGATGAAGATTTTCAAGTCGGTATAATAAGCATTACTTGGGAAAATGATCTAGTTGTTGTAAATATTCAAGCCATATCCCAAGATGATGATTTAATATTAGATGATTTAGATTCAGGACCGGATCTTTTAGTTGCCACACTTAAGATCAATCAGGTTAAAGGATTCTGTGAGCGTGCTAAAACTATTGTTAGCGCCGGTAGGCCAGCATGCCCATTTTGCGGGTTACCAATTGATCCCTTGGGGCATCTATGTCCGAGAGCAAATGGATATCGCAGATGATTCCTAAAAGTGAATTAATATCATCTGGAGAAATCACTGTCGTCGGCAGGTTAGTTGATGCGTCAAATGCAACACTGCTGGCAAACATTAAAGACTGTGATCCAAAGGTTGAAATTATTTATAAACCAGTTGCAGGTGAGCGACCACTGTGGGATTTTCCAGATGGTGATTTAGCAAGTCGTGAGTATTCAGCATTTTTACTAAGCCTCATGGCTGGTTTTAATTTAGTCCCTTTTACTGTTCTTCGTGATGGACCATTTGGCTATGGCATGGTTCAAGAGTGGATCGATATAGATGAAACTGTAGACGTTGTTGAGTATGGGCAAAGTGATGGTGATCAACTCCGAAAACTTGCTTTATTTGATGCCGTGATAAATAACGCTGATCGAAAGTTTGGACATTTATTAATTGATAATCAGGGAGTATTAAAAGGGTGTGACCATGGAATTTCATTTCACTCCGAAGATAAGCTCAGGACAGTGATCTGGCAGTTCTCTTCACTACCCCTTGATCCAGAAGAAATCACCCTACTAAATAAAGTTAGTGCACTTAATCTTGAGCAAATTTTTAATGAGTATCTAACTGCTAGTGAGATTAGCGCCCTGCGCCAACGGGTAAATGAGCTGCTTGCAACGGCAGTTTTTCCAGAACCAAGTCAGTTAAGGCCTGCTATTCCATGGCCTCCGGTCTAAGGGATAATTAACTATGAATAGTTGGCCACAGATCTTCTTACCTCCGTTAGATGATTATGTCTTTCCGCAATTAAATCTTTTAGATAGTAATAGGGGATTGGTTAAGGCATCTACATCACAAAATTTTTCTATCTACGTCTGCGGTATTACTCCTTATGACTCAACTCATCTAGGTCATGCCGCCACTTACTTAGCTTTTGATTTGATTAATAGGTACCAGCTGCTAGCAAAATATAAGGTAGATTTTATTGAAAATGTTACAGATATAGATGATCCACTGCTCGAGCGAGCTAAGAGAGATAATCAAGATTGGCAAATTCTTGCGCAAGAGCAGATAGATTTATTTAAATCCGACATGTCTGCATTAAGAATTATCCCACCTAAGAAATTAGTTAAAGTTACCGAATCTTTTGACTTAATAGAAAAATTTATAACCCAACTCTCAGATCGCGGCTTTTTATATAAAATAGAGGAGGACTATTACTTTTCAGTTGGAGATTTTTTGGATGATCTGCCAATGACAGTCGATCAAGCAAAGGTAATTTTTCAGCAGCGTGGTGGTGATCCTGAGCGGACTGGTAAAAACCACCCACTTGATCCAGTTGTATGGCTTGCAAATCAGGAAGGTGATCCTGGGTGGCCAAGTAAATTTGGGTATGGCCGTCCCGGTTGGCATGTTGAGTGCACCGCTATTGCTTGCAATCATTTAGATAATTCAAACAGCGATCCGATTATTGATCTTCAAGGTGGTGGATCGGATTTATTGTTTCCACACCATTATATGAGCGCAAAGATTGTTCAAGCTGCCTATGGACGAGAATTTTCTTCACTTTACATACATGCAGGAATGATTGGTTTAGACGGTGAGAAGATGAGTAAATCTAAAGGTAATTTAGTTTTCGTTTCTAAATTATTAGGAGATGGCGTAGACCCGATGATCATTCGCTGGGCGCTGCTTACTGGGCACTATCAGAGTGATCGTCAGTGGAGTGATGATTTACTTAAAAAAGCTGAATCGGAAGTAGGGCTTATGCGAACCGCTTTATCGAGAACTGAAGTTGCAGATACTGATCAATTATTAAAGGATCTTGTATCTGATCTTTCAAATAATCTTGATACGCCTTCAGCATTAAATCGATTAGTTTTATGGGCAAAAGAATCACAAAAAGATGCTGACCATAATCAATCTGGACAAGTATCTAGGGCAATTGATTCTTTACTGGGTTTAGCACTGTAATTCTAGAGTTTATCAACAGATAGTTAAGGTAAAGTAAGGCTAATGATGAAACTGTTCAGGCGCATACCAAAGGAAATATCAAATAAAAGCGGCGCTATTTTATTTGATATGGATGGAACCTTAATTGATTCAGAACCCCTTTGGCTTAAATCTGAAATAGAAATAATGGCTGAGGTTGGCTGCCATTGGGATGAACAGGATCAAATCAATTGCTTAGGGGGACCAGCTGAGCGAACAGAGCGCTATATGCAGGAAAGAAGTAAAAATGTTAAGCCGTATGGCTATTTTATAAATCGCTTACATGAAGTTATGAAAACAAAAATTGCAAACGAGCTAGAATTCATCCCAAACGCTCTTGAACTACTTAAGGAATGCAAAGATCTTGGTATTAAAACAGCTTTAGTAACTGCAAGTAGCAGAGATCTCATGACGATCGTATTAAAAAGATTTCCACTTGGTACATTTGATGTTGTTGTCTCTCGAGATGATGTGAAAAAATCAAAGCCCAATCCAGAGCCATATCTACTTGCAGCAAAGCAATTATCTGTTGAAATATCTAAATGTTTAGTGTTAGAAGATTCTTTAACAGGTGTTGAATCAGGCTTACGGTCTGGAGCTAAAGTTATTGGCATTCCACATCTAGTTCAAATGCAAGAGAATCCTAGCCTTAGAATAATTTCTTCATTAGGAGATATTAGGCTAAATGATATTCTCACTTGGTATCCGTTTTTAACAAGTAAGATTGAATCAAATGACAGATCGTAATTTTACATATGGTGATCGAGTTCAACTTACCGATAATAAGGGCAAGCTTTACTCAATTACCCTAACTTCTGGGGCTGAGTGGCATACCCATAAGGGCATGCTTAAGCATGATGAGTTAGTTGGTCTACCTGAAGGATCAATTGTTCAAACTAATGGTGAGTTAAAGTTTCAGATTTTTAGGCCTCTATTAGCTGATTACGTACTCTCAATGCCAAGAGGTGCAACAATTGTTTATCCAAAAGATGCTGCCATGATTTTAGGTATTGCCGATATTGGCCCTGGCATTAAGGTACTGGAGGCAGGTGTCGGCTCTGGAGCATTGAGCATTTCAATTCTGCGCGCAATAGGAGAGACTGGATTTCTTCATTCAGTTGAAATCCGCGATGATTT from Candidatus Nanopelagicus abundans harbors:
- a CDS encoding NAD(P)-dependent alcohol dehydrogenase, whose product is MKTRGYAVTSAKAPLADFEFERRSLRPRDVALDIYYSGICHSDIHQAREEWGPAIFPMVPGHEIVGKVIEIGSQVSKFKVGELIGVGVFIDSCKNCASCGAGLEQYCVEGMTGTYNALERDGKTIAFGGYSDKFVIDEDYAVHVPSNLELSGVAPLMCAGVTLYSPLKNWNAGPGKKVGIMGLGGLGHMGVKFAHALGAQTTVFSHSPEKEADAKAMGADHFIVTKDIKELDKLKQSFDLILNTVSADLDLEPYLQMLKLDGTLVVIGLPGKPYAINAGTLLGQRRSLAGSMIGGMAELQQMLNFCGEHNIVSDVEVIKSDYINTAYDRTVASDVKYRFVIDAKTF
- a CDS encoding thymidine kinase gives rise to the protein MAELIYYCGTMDSGKSTLALQTAHNHRSRGREGVIFTSKDRAGKGLISSRLGLQIDALEVDADLNLHKLIVERLSIGGKISFIICDEAQFYSPEQIEQLAKIVDGLGIDVYAFGILSDFRTKLFPGSARLVELADRVQTLQVEALCWCGERATHNARTINGKMVTEGEQVVVGDVSTASTVAYEVLCRRHHMRNVTSKVSNPASEQSLPFNN
- a CDS encoding adenine phosphoribosyltransferase — protein: MTSDLIRVIADFPKPGIIFKDITPLLADAKALNDCCEKIASYAKDVDYIAGIEARGFILASAVAVLSGKGFIPIRKSGKLPGQVISQSYELEYGQATLEIHSNLVPAGKKVLIVDDVLATGGTALASVELIEKASLIPTCLVFLLEISQLGGRSRIQAARPSLQIQTILAE
- a CDS encoding M20/M25/M40 family metallo-hydrolase; its protein translation is MKLTAQQIIELENETILFCQEMIQIPSVNHGEGRGDEKAIAAYVAGKLKEVGIECELIETAPNRVNVVAKILGSDTSRPGLVLHGHLDVVPANASDWSLDPFSGEIKDGFIWGRGAVDMKDMDAMILATVRMWKRIGYKPPRNILLAFFADEEASGTYGSRWLVKNRPELFAGCSEAVSEVGGFSVTITGGHRLYLVEAAQKGIAWVKLSAKGTAGHGSFINRDNAVTKVSDAVSRIGNYQWPQLLTKTTSQFFKKIAELTGDKFDPKNVQPLLNHLGNAVKMLGATISNTANPTMLEAGYKANVIPQNASAVIDGRFLPGYENDLHETIKKLAGDEIEVEILTRDIALEAEFAGPLVEAMCKAINVEDSAGIPVPYLMSGGTDNKALHDLGIVGYGFSPLRLPEDLDFFALFHGVDERVPIDGLKFGVRVLYEFLENI
- a CDS encoding aldo/keto reductase; its protein translation is MERRKLGGVSISRLGLGTMTWGRDTDENEAAQQLQEFVEAGGNLVDTAAVYGDGDAERVLGGFIGTLVKRDDLFLATKAGISFKEGVRQINNSRNEMISDLDRSLSRLNVDYVDLWQVHTWDKNTPLEETLSALDYATTSGKARYVSVCNFNGWQLARSATLQNPIFGKAAITCAQNEYSLLNRKSEEEVIPATSALNLGFIAWSPLGRGVLTGKYRDGVPSDSRGASPHFANFVEPYLTPRAKKIVEAVCIAADGLGYSPLEVALSWVRDAPGVTSALIGARTGAQLRGILTVEQITLPDQVRLALNEVSAN
- a CDS encoding histidine phosphatase family protein, yielding MPIVYMLRHAQSVANTKGILAGQDNSVQLSKDGHKQAQMLAPYLSKLKINRIYSSPLTRCIQTIQPYMQLNPDLDFEIDERFIEMDYGIWSGKRLSALARDRRWRSVQNKPSTFTFPKGESFRSMRKRVDLALTELSKEKGVVLVVTHGDIIKMSLASALGLPIDRFQKFVAEPASLTVINLEKNSSTVLQTNYKISAEIVQKFKQNQLGGGNSLSASIKWWRR
- a CDS encoding DUF3090 family protein; its protein translation is MPRIIYRHQPATRFIVSAIGDPGERQFFIQVKSADGINSVTLEKSQVIALTQRFEDLIRELRRGKLVSPADLSAVADVDDLPMELPIDEDFQVGIISITWENDLVVVNIQAISQDDDLILDDLDSGPDLLVATLKINQVKGFCERAKTIVSAGRPACPFCGLPIDPLGHLCPRANGYRR
- a CDS encoding SCO1664 family protein; its protein translation is MSESKWISQMIPKSELISSGEITVVGRLVDASNATLLANIKDCDPKVEIIYKPVAGERPLWDFPDGDLASREYSAFLLSLMAGFNLVPFTVLRDGPFGYGMVQEWIDIDETVDVVEYGQSDGDQLRKLALFDAVINNADRKFGHLLIDNQGVLKGCDHGISFHSEDKLRTVIWQFSSLPLDPEEITLLNKVSALNLEQIFNEYLTASEISALRQRVNELLATAVFPEPSQLRPAIPWPPV
- a CDS encoding cysteinyl-tRNA synthetase — translated: MNSWPQIFLPPLDDYVFPQLNLLDSNRGLVKASTSQNFSIYVCGITPYDSTHLGHAATYLAFDLINRYQLLAKYKVDFIENVTDIDDPLLERAKRDNQDWQILAQEQIDLFKSDMSALRIIPPKKLVKVTESFDLIEKFITQLSDRGFLYKIEEDYYFSVGDFLDDLPMTVDQAKVIFQQRGGDPERTGKNHPLDPVVWLANQEGDPGWPSKFGYGRPGWHVECTAIACNHLDNSNSDPIIDLQGGGSDLLFPHHYMSAKIVQAAYGREFSSLYIHAGMIGLDGEKMSKSKGNLVFVSKLLGDGVDPMIIRWALLTGHYQSDRQWSDDLLKKAESEVGLMRTALSRTEVADTDQLLKDLVSDLSNNLDTPSALNRLVLWAKESQKDADHNQSGQVSRAIDSLLGLAL
- a CDS encoding HAD family hydrolase; this translates as MMKLFRRIPKEISNKSGAILFDMDGTLIDSEPLWLKSEIEIMAEVGCHWDEQDQINCLGGPAERTERYMQERSKNVKPYGYFINRLHEVMKTKIANELEFIPNALELLKECKDLGIKTALVTASSRDLMTIVLKRFPLGTFDVVVSRDDVKKSKPNPEPYLLAAKQLSVEISKCLVLEDSLTGVESGLRSGAKVIGIPHLVQMQENPSLRIISSLGDIRLNDILTWYPFLTSKIESNDRS